The window TGCGACATCCAGTTCCAAGCCGCCTACAGGCGTTGGGGTCGGGCATCGGCCGCAAACAGCCAATCCGTCCGTGGGTACACGGTGCGCCAAGGCACGTCCCCACGGACACGCCGGAGTCGCCGTCGACGCTCATGGCGAGGGTGCCGATGCGCGTGGCTGCGCGCTAGTCCCAGCGCTGTTGGGCGAGGAGTAGGGCGAGCCGTTAGAAGAGCCCCGTACGGGATGGGCTCGTTGAGCGGGAATGTCAACGTGCCGTTGCCGGACTTGTAAGGCGCGATTTGTCGTTTAAGTGCCTCGTCCGCCTTCATTGCCCGGATCGGTCCCTTGAGCGCTGCTCGCTGTTCTTTACATCGTGGCCGACCGCACTGTTTTGCCCTGTATCGTCGCTCATGCTGGCGTGAATCTCGTGATCGAGCCGTGGTTGATCCTGGCGGCTGTGTCAGGAGCATCGACCGCGGGCCGCTCGTGACCAAGCTACCGGCGGCGAACTATTGGAGAACGCGATGGGCCTGCGCACTAGGAACTATGCGCTGAAAACCGTGACGGTTGCCACTTGTCTGGCGATGTGGTCGTTTTTGCTGAGTGGCCATCGTTGGGCGACCGTTCCTGGGGCTTGGCCGTGGGAAGAATACCTGCTGGCCGACATCGTGGCAGGTCTGTTTGCCTTGGCGATGCTCGTCGTTGTTAGAGCGGTCGAGGGAAGTCTGATCTGGGCGCTATCTATTTTCGTACCTTTCTGGGGCTTGTTCATCTCCGTGCGGGCATTCTGGCTCATTGGAGATGTGCCGTTCGGGCGCCCCTTGCCGAGACCCTGGACGACGGGAAGAGCCGTCAAATCGAGTAGCGATGAGGACGTTGCCCAGCCAGGCGCGTCAGACGAGATCACATGAGCGCATCGGGCAGCAAAAGCACCAGCTGGAACGACGGCGACGTCTTCCCTGGCTGCACGAGCCTGAGCGTCACTGCGCGGTGCCGAGGTCAACGGGAGGCTGGCGCATGATCGATCCCAGGTGGAAACGACGCGATGATCGCGTAGGCACCCTCGGTGGTTTCGGTCCGGATATCTTGAATGCCGTATGCATCGAGAGAGGCGACGATGGGGTCCACGACCTTCTCCGCTGGGCCGTCGTAGATCATCCAGAGTTGCCCACCAGCGTGCAGGCTTGCGGCGACGTGTGGCAGGGCGACGCCGGGACGGGTCCAGAAGGTGTTGACGCGGATGCTGAATGCCCGGTCGAAGCTACCTGGCGAGACCGGCTGTTTCTCGATGTCACGAGTTGAGATCCGGACTCGTCCGGCGTTGATCGCGGCCTGATTGACGACACGCGCGCGAGCGACCGCCTTCTCCGACCGATCGATTGCGGTGATCCTGGCGCCGGGCGCGCGCATCGTGGCGGCGAGGATCGCTTGTCCGGTCCCGCAGCCGATCTCGAGCAGTTCTTCATCCGGCTGCGGGTTGAGTAAGGCGACCGCGGCGTCGATCCGGCGCGAGATGCTCTGCATGACAGCCGACACTACGGGTCGGGTCGAAGCCCAGCGTCGAATGCCACACCGGCGAGGCCGCCCGCCGGTGGGAAAGGCAACCCTGACGGCTGGTCAACCTCGAAGACGATCCGTACGAACTTGTCAACATGGCTCACGATCCCGCATGCCACGTGCTCCGTGCCAGGTTGACGGTGCAATTGACATGACGCAATATTATGAGAGGTTTGTGCACATTTACGTACGTAAGTCTCCGGTTCTCCTCCTTTGAGTGTTGCCTTTTCGTGAATCTCTGCTTCAGTTGGTTCAAGCATGCTTTGCGCCCGGCTTACGCGCCAGGACGTGACCCATGGGGGAATCTGAAAAAGAAGGGCCCATTTCCATGGCCGATACATCCACTCGTCGATTTCGACGCGCAACGTTTGCAGGATTGGTAGCACTAGGGGTTGCGAGTCTTGTCGCCGTTCCTTTGATCTTCAATGAGAGCGTCGCGAGCGCCGCTGATGCTCCGGTGGGTTTGGGCACCGCCGGCGACTTCTCGGTCCTGGCCGGTTCCACGGTCACCAATACCGGCCCGAGTTTGTTGGAGCAGAATCTCGGAGTGCACCCGGGTAATACTGCGCCGGGCTTCCCGCCCGGAGAGGTCGAAGGGGAGACGCATCTGGCCGACGAGGTAGCGCTGCAGGCGAAGGACGATTTGACGGTCGCCTACAACAACGCGGCCGGTCGGACGCCTTTCACCAATCTGCCGTCGGAGTTGGGCGGCACAACGCTCCTGCCCGGGGTCTACCGGATTTCGGCCGCACAGCTGACCGGGCAGTTGACTCTGGACGCTGAGGGTGACCCGGAGGCGGTGTTCATCTTCCAAGTCGACAGCACGCTGGTCACGGCATCGAACAGCAGTGTGATCCTGGTAAACGGGGCGTCGCCGTGCAACGTGTTCTGGCAGGTGGGCAGTTCGGCGACGATCGGTACCGATACCACCTTCATCGGCACGATCATGGCTATGGCCTCGATCACTATGCAGACCGGAGCGACCTTGGAGGGTCGGGCGCTGGCTCGGACCGGTGCCGTCACCCTCGATACCAACACCATCACCGACGACGGCTGCGAGCACGGCCCGCCAGATGGTGATGAGAACGGGACCGAGGACGGGACTGAGAACGGGACCGAGGACGGAACTGAGGACGGGACCGAGGACGGGACCGAGGACGGGACCGAGGACGGGACCGAGGACGGAACCGAGGACGGAACCGAGGACGGGACCGAGGACGGGACCGAGGACGGGACCGAGGACGGAACCGAGGACGGAACCGAGGACGGGACCGAGGACGGGACCGAGGACGGAACCGAGGACGGGACCGAGGACGGGACTGAAGACGGAACTGAAGACGGAACTGAAGACGGGACCGAGGACGGGACCGAGGACGGGACCGAGGACGGGACCGAGGACGGAACCGAGGACGGAACCGAAGACGGGACCGAGGATGGGACCGAGGACGGAACCGAGGACGGAACCGAAAACGGAACCGAGAACGGAACCGATCTGCCGGACACCGGCAGTGGTGCAATATCGGTCCTGACTGGGGTGGGCGCGCTTCTGGTCACGATGGCCGGAGGGCTACTCCTGTACCTTCAGCGGCTGAGGCGTACATGAAACTCCGCTGAGCCGTTGCCGAGATGGTCCGCGGCGGCACCCCGATCTGATTCGTCGATCGTTACTGAACACGTTGCGGATGGTTAGGGCGTAGTCTCGAAGAATGTTGACACTCGTGATCGTGCTGCTCGCCATCTGGCTGATCCTCTCGATCGTTGGGTTCGCGATCGAAGGCATCTTCTGGCTCGGCATCGTCGGAATAGTCCTGTTCGTGGCTACGGCGCTCATCGGATGGGTCAGGCGCAACGTCAACAAGACGTAGTTGTCGCCCGGCGATCGCCGAGCCCGAGGCCACGCGCTGGTGGTTCGGCAAGTTCCGGCCACCTGTCGGTTCTCAGCGCGAACATACCGACATCGCGGGGGTTATCGCCCCCGCGATGTCGGTAGATCACTCGTCCGTTCGCGACTACGCCGGATCGGTCTCCCAGGGGCCCCATGGGCTCGTCCCCGGTTCCTGGTTGCGTGTCCACCAGCGAGCGGTGTACCGCACGTCGTCATGGAGGACGACGTCACCGGTGTCAAACACCCGCGAAGGTGTCCACAGCGCCGTCCCATCCGGTGCCGCGGCGACCTCCTGCCACGGCCCGTGCGGATCGCCCGGCTCCTGCCCGCGCGTCCACCACGACGCCTTGAAGTCCGCACCCTGGTGGTTGACCATGTCACCGGCCACGTATACCTGCGCCGGATCCCATGCCGGCCACTCCGGTTCCAGGTCGCCGGTCCGCTCCAGTACCACGTCGTCGAACGTGCCCCAGGCGCCGCCGGACAGCGTGAACGTGGCCGCTACCGTAGCCGTGCCGTCATCCTCGACGACGATGTCCTCGACCGTTGTTGTCCGCCACGTCCTCCAGCCGTCCAGCAGCAGATCCGCGTCGTACGTCCCGGCGGATGTCGTCGCGGTGAGCCGCCGCTCGTCGGTCTGCGGGCTGTCCCCACCCTGGGTGGTGGCTGAGAGCCGGTATGTGCCGGCCGTCAAACCCTCGATCTGCTGACTCACGGTGAACTCGTACGGTTCGGGCGCCCAGAACTGCACCGCGCGTGTGCCGTCAGCCGCGTCGTTCGTCGTCGTGATCGCCGCGCCCGCCCCGCTGATCG is drawn from Phytoactinopolyspora mesophila and contains these coding sequences:
- a CDS encoding class I SAM-dependent methyltransferase; protein product: MQSISRRIDAAVALLNPQPDEELLEIGCGTGQAILAATMRAPGARITAIDRSEKAVARARVVNQAAINAGRVRISTRDIEKQPVSPGSFDRAFSIRVNTFWTRPGVALPHVAASLHAGGQLWMIYDGPAEKVVDPIVASLDAYGIQDIRTETTEGAYAIIASFPPGIDHAPASR
- a CDS encoding ice-binding family protein; this encodes MVALGVASLVAVPLIFNESVASAADAPVGLGTAGDFSVLAGSTVTNTGPSLLEQNLGVHPGNTAPGFPPGEVEGETHLADEVALQAKDDLTVAYNNAAGRTPFTNLPSELGGTTLLPGVYRISAAQLTGQLTLDAEGDPEAVFIFQVDSTLVTASNSSVILVNGASPCNVFWQVGSSATIGTDTTFIGTIMAMASITMQTGATLEGRALARTGAVTLDTNTITDDGCEHGPPDGDENGTEDGTENGTEDGTEDGTEDGTEDGTEDGTEDGTEDGTEDGTEDGTEDGTEDGTEDGTEDGTEDGTEDGTEDGTEDGTEDGTEDGTEDGTEDGTEDGTEDGTEDGTEDGTEDGTEDGTEDGTEDGTENGTENGTDLPDTGSGAISVLTGVGALLVTMAGGLLLYLQRLRRT